From a single Maylandia zebra isolate NMK-2024a linkage group LG3, Mzebra_GT3a, whole genome shotgun sequence genomic region:
- the tmem88b gene encoding transmembrane protein 88b — MSMAGTLERGAHHQALDLSEELPPHHHHHHTNHHQQQHLHHSNSLASTAAVGGGRETPSRVVVPPPYSAAESGGGGSEAPLELRGSLDCWACSVLVTAQNVLIAAINACLAGLVFGIILTPAIVMVVFGFLCHSTVRPHGTTPYCSDLLTDGGCVALLVVGFLLVTPLLVLALAAYCRLARHLQLGLCFIPYSRAVYKNLPATQHRGLGTGCCGSRDAADGGGKGKVWV; from the exons ATGAGTATGGCCGGTACTCTCGAGAGGGGGGCACACCATCAGGCCTTGGACTTGTCTGAGGAACTGCCacctcaccaccaccatcaccacaccaaccaccaccagcagcagcatcttCACCATTCCAACTCCCTGGCATCCACCGCGGCTGTGGGTGGAGGGAGAGAAACACCTTCACGTGTGGTTGTGCCTCCTCCTTATTCTGCAGCTGAGAGTGGCGGCGGGGGAAGCGAGGCTCCTCTGGAGCTGCGGGGATCTCTCGACTGCTGGGCCTGCTCGGTGCTGGTCACCGCTCAGAACGTGCTGATCGCCGCAATCAACGCGTGCCTCGCTGGACTGGTGTTCGGGATCATCCTGACACCAGCCATCGTCATGGTTGTGTTTGGCTTCCTCTGTCACTCTACA GTGCGCCCCCATGGAACTACACCCTACTGCTCAGACCTACTGACCGATGGAGGCTGTGTGGCTTTGCTGGTGGTGGGCTTCCTCTTGGTCACCCCTCTGCTAGTCCTGGCGCTGGCTGCATACTGTCGTCTGGCCCGACACCTCCAGCTGGGCCTGTGTTTCATTCCATACAGCCGGGCCGTGTACAAGAACCTCCCGGCCACCCAGCATCGTGGCCTGGGCACGGGCTGCTGCGGGAGTCGAGATGCTGCTGATGGCGGTGGAAAGGGGAAGGTCTGGGTGTGA